The Altererythrobacter sp. Root672 genome includes a window with the following:
- a CDS encoding M56 family metallopeptidase, which yields MIVLFTAKSVVIAGGTLLVLRFMRGRSASDRSWIAHLGLAALAALPLGSLLFPPLEVPTSYASVLAEAATASSGTARAAPIAPAVHTPVAEPGWAQPAADWLLLAYAVIALFLIARTLLALLRLVLLTARARAVTDDHWLQALARARLRIGFTKSIALLASHEIASPVSWGVHGPKILLNTDAVDAPADADAIVAHELAHLARADWAKLVLARVSVALFWFNPFAWLLAREAHQLREEAADDAVLAADVEDTVYASLLVSAARLHSNGLLSGAHGVAPSRNSLAQRVRRVLDRGLSRSASGTSWAAAMAIGAAALTAPLMTLQFTDRAAASSASAQFASGDDAEVVVFELRIPPRESDALPKSAQEAGLGPVTK from the coding sequence ATGATCGTTCTCTTCACCGCGAAGTCGGTCGTGATCGCCGGCGGAACCCTGCTGGTACTACGGTTCATGCGCGGCCGCTCGGCTTCGGATCGGAGCTGGATCGCGCATCTCGGCTTGGCGGCGCTCGCTGCGCTGCCGCTGGGATCGTTGCTGTTTCCGCCGCTGGAGGTGCCGACCTCCTACGCCTCTGTCCTGGCCGAGGCCGCGACGGCAAGCTCCGGTACAGCGAGGGCCGCACCGATCGCGCCTGCGGTCCACACCCCTGTTGCAGAGCCGGGATGGGCGCAGCCAGCGGCGGACTGGCTGCTGCTGGCCTATGCCGTGATCGCTCTGTTCCTCATCGCCCGCACGCTGCTGGCGTTGCTGCGGCTGGTGCTGCTGACGGCGCGGGCTCGCGCCGTGACCGACGATCACTGGCTTCAGGCGCTCGCCCGGGCCCGGCTGCGGATCGGTTTCACAAAGAGCATCGCATTGTTGGCCAGCCACGAGATCGCCTCTCCGGTAAGCTGGGGGGTGCACGGGCCCAAGATCCTACTCAACACCGATGCCGTCGACGCGCCCGCGGACGCCGACGCCATCGTGGCGCACGAGCTGGCACACCTCGCGCGGGCGGACTGGGCCAAGCTGGTGCTTGCCCGCGTGAGCGTGGCGTTATTCTGGTTCAATCCCTTTGCCTGGCTGTTGGCGCGAGAGGCGCACCAGTTGCGCGAGGAAGCGGCCGACGACGCAGTGCTGGCCGCGGACGTCGAGGACACGGTTTATGCGAGCTTGCTGGTCAGCGCCGCCCGACTGCACAGCAACGGCCTGCTGTCCGGAGCCCACGGCGTCGCGCCCTCGCGAAACTCGCTCGCCCAGCGTGTCCGGCGGGTGCTCGACCGCGGCTTGAGCCGGTCGGCCAGCGGAACTAGCTGGGCCGCGGCCATGGCCATCGGCGCGGCCGCCCTGACGGCGCCGCTGATGACCTTGCAGTTCACCGATAGAGCGGCCGCTTCCTCGGCCTCTGCGCAGTTCGCGTCAGGCGACGATGCCGAAGTGGTCGTGTTTGAACTTCGAATACCGCCCCGCGAGTCCGATGCCCTGCCGAAATCGGCGCAAGAGGCGGGCTTAGGGCCCGTCACCAAGTGA
- a CDS encoding helix-turn-helix transcriptional regulator, whose translation MKNRLKVLRAERDWSQAELGGRLGVSRHAIIAIESGKHDPSLPLAFKIARLFKQPIEEIFDDGKDDHD comes from the coding sequence GTGAAGAACCGATTGAAGGTGTTGCGAGCGGAGCGAGACTGGAGCCAGGCCGAGCTTGGCGGGCGTCTGGGTGTTTCGCGCCACGCCATCATTGCGATCGAATCGGGCAAGCACGATCCTTCTCTCCCCCTCGCGTTCAAGATTGCTCGGCTGTTCAAGCAGCCCATCGAGGAGATTTTCGATGACGGGAAAGACGACCATGACTGA
- a CDS encoding BlaI/MecI/CopY family transcriptional regulator yields the protein MLKKLPPREREIVDLLYERGDLTVAEISEALPGQLSGSAIRTMLSRLEHKGFVRRTESSKGHLYRPAVPDSQARKTALKDLVRVFFHGSPAGAATALLGMSDRLDETELDELEALIAQARAAKREEGK from the coding sequence ATGTTGAAGAAGTTGCCCCCGCGCGAACGCGAGATCGTCGACCTGCTCTACGAGCGGGGCGACCTGACCGTGGCGGAGATTTCAGAAGCACTACCTGGGCAACTCAGCGGCTCGGCCATCCGGACGATGCTCAGCCGGCTCGAGCACAAGGGCTTCGTTCGCCGCACCGAGAGCTCGAAAGGCCATCTCTACCGACCTGCCGTGCCCGATAGCCAGGCGCGCAAGACCGCGCTCAAGGATCTGGTGAGGGTGTTCTTCCACGGCTCCCCCGCGGGCGCCGCGACAGCGCTGCTCGGCATGTCCGATCGGCTCGACGAGACCGAGCTCGACGAGCTTGAAGCGCTGATCGCCCAGGCCCGCGCCGCCAAACGCGAGGAGGGCAAGTGA